The proteins below come from a single Arthrobacter crystallopoietes genomic window:
- a CDS encoding HAMP domain-containing sensor histidine kinase, with protein MQSDKRPSRPPSAPAPGDRRSGGWRPFRNWQLRTKLVLITLALLAAICLAVGLSAHAAMTSFLTGQLDEQLAQASARANLSQEEFRRDSDEDHEEDDEEYDDGGQDSENVATRLNGPGSRAGTLNARIGDRGVRGAGIFTPDGGRQDLTKADEQILDDLALDVPPVDRTLSVGDYRLVATYNPDREYTIVTGLPLIAKEETLASLTRTMTVVSAAGLAAAALLGTLIIRRTLRPLEQLSGVATRVSRLPLGEGEVAMAERVPAGIAVPATEVGRLGHAFNLMLDNVAGAFSARHRSETKLRQFVADASHELRTPLTAIRGYSEMIRLTENLSEEGRSSISRVESESKRMTALVEDLLLLARMEEGHRAEQHDVDLTQLVVESVSDIRAAAPEHRWVLQLPDDPVTVRANPGQLHQVLINLLTNAHKHTSAGTTVVTSLAAEPGAAVLTVADDGPGIPADFIDKIFSRFTRADTARSDRSGTHGLGLSIVDAIVKSHGGRIDVSSSEGKTEFTVRLPGSGAQPAG; from the coding sequence ATGCAGAGCGACAAGCGGCCTTCCCGCCCGCCGTCGGCGCCTGCCCCCGGCGACCGGCGCAGCGGCGGATGGCGCCCGTTCCGGAACTGGCAGCTGCGCACCAAGCTGGTCCTGATCACGCTGGCGCTGCTTGCCGCCATCTGCCTCGCAGTGGGCCTCTCCGCGCACGCCGCGATGACCTCGTTCCTGACCGGGCAGTTGGACGAGCAGTTGGCACAGGCCTCCGCCCGTGCCAACCTGTCGCAGGAAGAGTTCCGCCGGGACTCGGATGAAGACCACGAAGAGGACGACGAAGAATACGACGACGGCGGCCAGGATTCGGAAAATGTTGCGACCCGGCTGAACGGACCAGGCTCCCGGGCGGGAACGCTGAATGCCCGCATCGGGGACCGCGGTGTCCGGGGCGCCGGCATCTTCACGCCGGACGGCGGCAGGCAGGACCTGACCAAGGCGGATGAACAGATCCTCGACGACCTCGCCCTGGATGTTCCGCCGGTTGACCGAACGCTCTCGGTGGGCGACTACCGGCTGGTGGCGACTTACAACCCGGACCGCGAGTACACCATCGTTACCGGCCTGCCGCTAATAGCCAAGGAGGAAACTCTGGCCTCCCTGACCCGGACCATGACAGTGGTATCCGCGGCCGGACTGGCCGCAGCGGCGCTGCTGGGAACGCTGATTATCCGCCGCACTCTGCGCCCGCTGGAGCAACTCTCCGGCGTTGCCACCCGCGTCTCCCGGCTGCCCCTGGGTGAAGGCGAAGTCGCCATGGCCGAACGCGTGCCGGCCGGGATTGCGGTCCCGGCCACCGAAGTGGGACGCCTCGGCCACGCCTTCAACCTGATGCTGGACAACGTTGCCGGCGCGTTCAGCGCCCGCCACCGCAGCGAGACCAAGCTGCGCCAGTTCGTCGCCGACGCCAGCCACGAGCTGCGCACTCCCCTGACCGCCATCCGCGGCTACTCCGAAATGATCCGGCTGACCGAGAACCTCAGCGAAGAAGGCCGCTCCTCCATCTCGCGCGTGGAGTCCGAGTCCAAACGCATGACGGCACTCGTGGAGGACCTGCTGCTGCTGGCGCGGATGGAGGAAGGACACCGGGCGGAACAGCACGACGTCGACCTGACCCAGCTGGTGGTTGAGTCCGTCAGCGACATCCGCGCCGCCGCGCCTGAGCACCGGTGGGTCCTGCAGCTGCCCGACGACCCCGTGACGGTGCGGGCCAACCCAGGCCAGCTGCACCAGGTCCTCATCAACCTGCTGACCAACGCGCATAAACACACCAGCGCCGGAACCACCGTGGTCACCTCGCTTGCCGCCGAGCCCGGCGCTGCCGTCCTGACCGTGGCCGACGACGGTCCCGGCATTCCGGCGGACTTTATCGATAAGATCTTCTCCCGCTTCACCCGGGCGGACACCGCCCGCTCGGACCGCAGCGGCACCCACGGCCTGGGCCTGTCCATCGTGGATGCCATCGTGAAATCCCACGGCGGCCGCATCGACGTCAGCAGCAGCGAAGGAAAGACGGAGTTCACCGTCCGCCTCCCGGGCAGTGGCGCCCAGCCCGCGGGATGA
- a CDS encoding response regulator transcription factor, with product MAAQDPTELVSGLPKLRHPDGSPVRALVVDDEPQLSDLVRMGLRMAGWNVHVAHDGPSAVKIARDVRPDVLVLDVMMPGFDGVEALVKIRAFSPNVPALFLTAKDAVADRITGLAAGGDDYVTKPFSMEELMLRLHRLVQRSGVAAAAAAELVVGDLVLNLDTREVTRAGTDIQLTATEFDLLHYLMDNVRTVVSKSQILDHVWNYDFGGQNNIVELYISYLRKKLDAGRSPMIHTVRGVGYVLKPAV from the coding sequence ATGGCGGCACAGGATCCCACCGAACTGGTCAGCGGGCTGCCCAAACTGAGGCATCCGGACGGCAGCCCGGTCCGGGCGCTGGTGGTCGACGACGAGCCGCAGCTTTCGGACCTGGTGCGGATGGGACTGCGGATGGCCGGCTGGAACGTGCACGTAGCCCACGACGGCCCGTCGGCCGTGAAAATTGCCCGCGATGTCCGCCCGGATGTGCTGGTGCTGGACGTGATGATGCCCGGGTTCGACGGCGTGGAGGCGCTGGTGAAGATCCGGGCATTCTCGCCCAATGTGCCCGCCCTGTTCCTGACCGCCAAAGATGCCGTGGCGGACCGCATCACCGGCCTGGCCGCGGGCGGGGATGACTACGTGACCAAGCCGTTCAGCATGGAGGAACTCATGCTGCGCCTGCACCGGCTGGTCCAGCGCTCCGGTGTGGCGGCAGCGGCGGCGGCCGAACTGGTGGTGGGGGACCTGGTCCTGAACCTTGATACCCGCGAGGTCACCCGCGCCGGGACGGACATCCAGCTCACGGCGACGGAGTTCGATCTGCTGCATTACCTGATGGACAACGTCCGCACGGTGGTCAGCAAGAGCCAGATCCTGGACCACGTGTGGAACTACGATTTCGGCGGCCAGAACAACATTGTGGAGCTCTACATTTCCTACTTGCGCAAGAAGCTCGACGCCGGCCGTTCGCCGATGATCCACACGGTCCGCGGTGTGGGATACGTCCTTAAACCAGCTGTTTGA